Proteins from a single region of Geminicoccaceae bacterium:
- a CDS encoding SDR family oxidoreductase — protein MGLVQYDLRGKRALVTGGASGIGLAAVTMLARAGAAVALNHLPGDPMADDALARLTAEGLDVRSAPGSVAEAEAVGSMVERAMSDLGGLDYLVNNAGTPATRVPIPPGDLDAMTDGFWQQILDTNLLGPFRCTKAAVHALKEARGAIVSTASIAGINTQGSSVAYGASKAGVINLTRALARGLGPEIRVNAVAPGHVETPWTAAWPEERRLEVIEKAPMKRACRAEDIAEVMMFLLAGASMVTGQTIIVDGGLTLQ, from the coding sequence ATGGGACTTGTCCAATACGATCTGCGCGGCAAGCGTGCGCTGGTGACGGGTGGAGCATCGGGCATCGGCCTTGCGGCCGTCACCATGCTGGCGCGGGCCGGAGCGGCGGTGGCACTGAACCACCTGCCGGGCGACCCCATGGCCGATGACGCACTGGCAAGGCTGACTGCCGAGGGACTGGATGTCCGCTCCGCACCCGGGTCGGTGGCTGAGGCCGAAGCCGTCGGGTCGATGGTCGAGCGGGCCATGTCCGACCTCGGCGGGCTCGACTATCTGGTCAACAATGCCGGAACTCCGGCAACCAGGGTGCCCATCCCTCCCGGTGATCTTGATGCGATGACGGACGGTTTCTGGCAGCAGATCCTCGATACCAATCTTCTTGGACCCTTTCGGTGCACGAAGGCTGCCGTCCACGCCCTGAAGGAAGCACGGGGTGCCATCGTCAGCACGGCATCGATCGCCGGCATCAACACCCAAGGCAGTTCGGTGGCCTACGGCGCGAGCAAGGCCGGCGTGATCAACCTCACCCGCGCGCTTGCCCGTGGACTCGGACCCGAAATCCGCGTCAATGCCGTGGCACCGGGCCATGTGGAAACACCCTGGACGGCGGCCTGGCCCGAGGAGCGCCGGCTGGAAGTGATCGAGAAGGCCCCCATGAAAAGGGCCTGCCGGGCCGAGGACATTGCCGAAGTGATGATGTTCCTGCTGGCGGGTGCTTCCATGGTCACCGGTCAGACCATCATCGTCGACGGAGGTCTCACCCTGCAATAA
- a CDS encoding acyl-CoA dehydrogenase family protein, translating into MHVSQIQEQVREMARSFADEVIRPAAESLDREECFPAGIYDQMARLGLFGIGVPEEMGGPGFDTLTYALVMEELSRGYASIADQCGLVELIATLLVRHGTGAQRRLLPEILSMRRKVAYCITEAEAGTDVSGIRTTAVRDGDGWILDGGKIWIHNAPVADLGFVLARTDREAGNRGMSIFIVDFHAAGVERGPKEHKMGQRASQVGSLTFTDVRLGAEALLGEQGRGFHMMMSVLDKGRVGIAALAVGIAQAGLEAAVDYAGQRKQFGRHISEFQGVQWLLADMAKDIEAARLLVHHAAGKIDLGEDATRYCSMAKCFASDMAVARTADAVQVFGGSGYIRGFEVERLYRDAKITQIYEGTNQIQRMIIARELMAKGARR; encoded by the coding sequence ATGCATGTTTCGCAAATACAGGAGCAGGTGCGCGAAATGGCGCGCAGCTTTGCCGACGAAGTCATACGGCCTGCCGCCGAATCCCTGGACCGGGAGGAGTGCTTCCCTGCCGGGATCTACGACCAGATGGCCCGGCTTGGCCTTTTCGGCATCGGCGTACCCGAGGAGATGGGCGGTCCCGGATTCGATACGCTGACCTATGCTCTCGTCATGGAGGAACTTTCCCGCGGTTATGCGAGCATCGCCGATCAGTGCGGACTGGTGGAACTGATCGCGACCCTCCTTGTCCGCCACGGAACCGGAGCACAGCGCAGGCTGTTGCCGGAGATCCTCTCCATGCGGCGCAAGGTGGCCTATTGCATCACCGAAGCGGAGGCAGGGACCGATGTTTCGGGTATACGGACCACGGCGGTCCGCGATGGTGACGGCTGGATCCTGGATGGCGGCAAGATCTGGATCCACAATGCCCCGGTCGCCGATCTCGGCTTCGTGCTGGCCCGCACCGACAGGGAGGCCGGCAATCGCGGAATGTCGATCTTCATCGTCGACTTTCATGCGGCGGGCGTCGAGCGGGGCCCGAAGGAACACAAGATGGGACAGCGCGCATCGCAGGTGGGATCGCTGACCTTCACCGATGTGAGGCTCGGGGCCGAAGCGTTGCTGGGAGAGCAGGGACGCGGCTTTCACATGATGATGTCGGTGCTGGACAAGGGCAGGGTGGGAATTGCCGCACTGGCCGTGGGCATTGCGCAGGCGGGGCTTGAGGCAGCGGTCGACTATGCCGGTCAGCGCAAGCAGTTCGGCCGGCACATTTCCGAATTCCAGGGTGTTCAATGGCTGCTGGCCGACATGGCCAAGGATATAGAGGCGGCGCGGCTGCTCGTGCATCATGCAGCAGGCAAGATCGATCTGGGCGAGGATGCGACCCGATATTGCTCGATGGCGAAATGCTTCGCCAGTGACATGGCGGTGGCGCGGACGGCGGATGCAGTCCAGGTCTTCGGCGGATCGGGATATATCCGGGGGTTCGAGGTCGAGCGACTCTACCGCGATGCCAAGATCACGCAGATCTACGAGGGAACCAACCAGATCCAGCGCATGATCATCGCCCGCGAACTGATGGCCAAGGGTGCGCGAAGGTGA